The proteins below are encoded in one region of Passer domesticus isolate bPasDom1 chromosome 22, bPasDom1.hap1, whole genome shotgun sequence:
- the C22H1orf159 gene encoding uncharacterized protein C1orf159 homolog isoform X2 translates to MEVPFVLLLTRLVAEVAGKSTENSVPAPECCVETLDSNSSCPVPQPCSPGCYRRWNEDGSSSCIRCRNESLGSPSGHNLSECRGAGSRGLSPHLNGSAPLIHSFGGPEVAASLILGTFLLSLFLILSVASFFYLKRANRLPKIFYRRNKASVLQPSETASMIPPPASSVLLWVENNKMCFKTGF, encoded by the exons ATGGAGGTGCCCTTTGTGCTGCTTCTGACCAGGCTCGTGGCAGAAGTTGCTGGAAAATCCACAGAAAACTCG GTGCCAGCCCCGGAATGTTGTGTGGAAACGTTGGATTCCAACAGCTCCTGCCCCGTGCCCCAGCCGTGCAGCCCAG GATGCTACAGGAGGTGGAATGAggatgggagcagcagctgcatcaGGTGCAGGAACGAgagcctgggcagcccctccGGGCACAACCTCAGCGAGTGCAGGGGCG ctgggagcagagggctgagcccccaccTGAACGGGAGCGCTCCTCTCATCCACAGCTTCG GGGGCCCCGAGGTCGCCGCCTCCCTCATTTTGGGCACCTTTCTCCTCAGTTTATTCCTGATCCTTTCTGTGGCTTCTTTTTTCTACCTCAAACGAGCCAACAGACTCCCAAAGATTTTCTACAGGAGgaacaaag caTCTGTTCTCCAGCCCAGTGAAACA GCATCCATGATCCCTCCTCCAGCTTCTTCAG TGCTGCTTTGGGTTGAAAACAACAAAATGTGCTttaaaactggattttaa
- the C22H1orf159 gene encoding uncharacterized protein C1orf159 homolog isoform X1, producing the protein MEVPFVLLLTRLVAEVAGKSTENSVPAPECCVETLDSNSSCPVPQPCSPGCYRRWNEDGSSSCIRCRNESLGSPSGHNLSECRGAGSRGLSPHLNGSAPLIHSFGGPEVAASLILGTFLLSLFLILSVASFFYLKRANRLPKIFYRRNKASVLQPSETASMIPPPASSVRKPRYVRRERSLGPPGPADSRVSNV; encoded by the exons ATGGAGGTGCCCTTTGTGCTGCTTCTGACCAGGCTCGTGGCAGAAGTTGCTGGAAAATCCACAGAAAACTCG GTGCCAGCCCCGGAATGTTGTGTGGAAACGTTGGATTCCAACAGCTCCTGCCCCGTGCCCCAGCCGTGCAGCCCAG GATGCTACAGGAGGTGGAATGAggatgggagcagcagctgcatcaGGTGCAGGAACGAgagcctgggcagcccctccGGGCACAACCTCAGCGAGTGCAGGGGCG ctgggagcagagggctgagcccccaccTGAACGGGAGCGCTCCTCTCATCCACAGCTTCG GGGGCCCCGAGGTCGCCGCCTCCCTCATTTTGGGCACCTTTCTCCTCAGTTTATTCCTGATCCTTTCTGTGGCTTCTTTTTTCTACCTCAAACGAGCCAACAGACTCCCAAAGATTTTCTACAGGAGgaacaaag caTCTGTTCTCCAGCCCAGTGAAACA GCATCCATGATCCCTCCTCCAGCTTCTTCAG TGCGGAAGCCGCGCTACGTCCGCCGCGAGCGCTCCCtgggcccgcccggccccgccgacAGCCGGGTCAGCAACGTGTGA